From Thalassovita sp.:
ACCCCAGGCTGGCAAACACCTGGATATCGCGCTGCGCAGGCCGGCCGGCGACATGGGCCCTGCCCGAATGATCCACGGCGATGCGACCCTGTTTGAACAGGCCGCCGTGCGTCTGGACGTGGACCTGCCGCAGGGCAAATGGGACCTCGCCGTGCGCCCCGCCGGCGGCTGGCCGCGCCATGTTGAAGAACGGCGCCAGCTGCGGTTCTGGATGCTTCTGGGCACGGTTCTGGCACTGCTGATTGCCGGGTATTTCATCGAGATCAGCCGTCGCAAAACCTCGGCTGAAACCAATCTGGTCAAGGCAATCAACGCGATTTCCGATGGTTTCGCGCTGTTTGATGCAAATGACCGTCTGGTCATGAGCAACGACCAATTCCGCCGCAGCCTTGGCAGCACTGGTGATAGGTTGCGCCCCGGCCTGCGGTTTGAAGATATGCTGCGCAACGGCGTCAAAAGCGGCCTTTACCCACAAGCCGAGGGACGCGAAGAGGCTTGGATCGCGGACCGGATGCAGGCGCATCAGGCGGCGGATTTTGAACAAGATGAGCTGCTGGCCGATGGCACCTGGCTGCGCGCCTCCGAACGGCGCACCGCGGACGGTTGGACCGTTGCCTTCCGGCTCGACATCACCGCGTTGAAAGAGGCGCAACTGGCGGCAGAGGCTGCCAATCACGCCAAGACCGAGTTCTTGAACGTAATGACCCATGAACTGCGCACGCCGCTGACGGTGATCCTGGGCTACAACGCTTTCCTCAAAGATCCCTCAGCCCTGCCCGCCAATATGGCGTTGACCGAAACCTTGGCCGATCCACAGGCAACGCAGGCTGATCTGCAGGCCCGGCAACAGGCGCTGCTGGATGTGGTGGCCCGCTATTCGGCAAAAATGGACGCCTCGGGTCAGCACCTGCTGAACCTCATTCAAGAAACCCTTGATTACGCCAAGATCGAAGAGGGTAAAATGCAGGTCTCCCCCAGCGCTCTACCAGTGCGCGGGTTGATCGAAGATGTGGTCGATCAGTTCCAACAACAAGCCGATGCCAAAGGCCTCGATCTGTGGGCTGAGGCCGATGAGGTTGCCGTGATGGCCGACGAAACCCGCCTGAAACAGATCCTGTTCAATCTGGTGGGCAATGCGCTTAAGTTCACCGATCGCGGTGAAATTGCCATCAGGACCGAAGTGGTCGGGGACACGTTGCGGTTTTCTGTCATCGATTCGGGCCGTGGTATTCCGCTGCATGAACAGGACAATGTGTTCAACAGCTTCCATCAGGTCGAAGGGTCCAACCTGCGCCGTCAGGGGGGCACGGGTCTGGGGCTGGCGATCAGCCGCAAGCTGGTGAAACTGCACGGCGGCGCCATGGCGTTGCAAAGCCGTGAAGGCCACGGCAGCTGCTTTAGCTTCACCATTCCGCTGGCCTGATCGTCTGGTCTGAAAGTAGCCGCAAATGCCCCTTGTCAAATCGGGGGCGATCCCGCTCAATGGTGGGAACGCCACCAACCAAAGACGGGAGCTATCTCATGGCCGACCTCAGCACCGCACTTGCCGCGATTGATGCCGCCAACGCGGCCGATCCAACGCTGGAAGACGGCAAACCGGCCGCGCTGCTCTATGGGGAACGCATGACGGCGGAGCTGACCGCGCTTTACCCGGACGCCTCTGAAGTGTTGCAGATCGCATCACGTGGTCAGCACATTGAACGCTGGCTTCTGCCCCGCAAGGACTACCCCGAAGGCAAAGCTGGCTATTACGCCTGGCGCAAGGAACAGGGCCGACGCCACGGTGAACGCGTGGCAGGGATCATGGCGGATGCCGGATATGATGCAGAGGCGCAGACCCGCGTTGGCGTCTTGCTGCGCAAAGAGGGCATCAAGAAAGACGACGAGGTGCAGGCGCTGGAAGATGTCATCTGCTTCACTTTCATCCGGTGGTATCTGCAGGGCTTCGCAGCCACCCGCAGCGACGACGATCTGGCCAAGATTGTTGCCAAAACAGCCCGCAAAATGTCAGCCGAGGCACGGGCGCGGGCCTTGCAGGAATTCCCGATGCCAGATGCGCTGGCAGTGAGTTTTACCGGCTAATTCGGTGCAAGCTTCCGTAAGGGCAATCAACCTTTAGGCAACTGCCTGAAGGCCCCCTTGGGCCGCAGAAACATTCAAAAAACAAGAGGCTGTGCAAAAAGACTAAACTCATGGGGGAGTTGCGGCTAAGGTGATTCCAAGTAATTTCCGAGACGGCGACAAGCGCCATGACCCTGATTGCGCTTAGACCCGTTCTGCACATTTGTGTTTGAGCCGAG
This genomic window contains:
- a CDS encoding ATP-binding protein, producing the protein MADLGLFHRRPSLRLPSFPTARRMLRKIGENAHVLIYIYLIASMAVMELVLERYTIGRAQAALTEEIGEQANTLRAKLQGEVMARDLQMRGMAAAITSMPDLSATQFDEIATQVTGDDPMIQMIAAAPDLVIGQIHPAQGNEALIGLNYRDYASVMMAIERARHSGQTVLDGPATLSDDTQGLVLRTPIFVGMNGAEMRRFWGLMSVTLDLNLMLRAAGVPQAGKHLDIALRRPAGDMGPARMIHGDATLFEQAAVRLDVDLPQGKWDLAVRPAGGWPRHVEERRQLRFWMLLGTVLALLIAGYFIEISRRKTSAETNLVKAINAISDGFALFDANDRLVMSNDQFRRSLGSTGDRLRPGLRFEDMLRNGVKSGLYPQAEGREEAWIADRMQAHQAADFEQDELLADGTWLRASERRTADGWTVAFRLDITALKEAQLAAEAANHAKTEFLNVMTHELRTPLTVILGYNAFLKDPSALPANMALTETLADPQATQADLQARQQALLDVVARYSAKMDASGQHLLNLIQETLDYAKIEEGKMQVSPSALPVRGLIEDVVDQFQQQADAKGLDLWAEADEVAVMADETRLKQILFNLVGNALKFTDRGEIAIRTEVVGDTLRFSVIDSGRGIPLHEQDNVFNSFHQVEGSNLRRQGGTGLGLAISRKLVKLHGGAMALQSREGHGSCFSFTIPLA
- a CDS encoding DUF4202 domain-containing protein, with the protein product MADLSTALAAIDAANAADPTLEDGKPAALLYGERMTAELTALYPDASEVLQIASRGQHIERWLLPRKDYPEGKAGYYAWRKEQGRRHGERVAGIMADAGYDAEAQTRVGVLLRKEGIKKDDEVQALEDVICFTFIRWYLQGFAATRSDDDLAKIVAKTARKMSAEARARALQEFPMPDALAVSFTG